Proteins encoded by one window of Perca fluviatilis chromosome 13, GENO_Pfluv_1.0, whole genome shotgun sequence:
- the LOC120571949 gene encoding uncharacterized protein LOC120571949 isoform X1, with amino-acid sequence MAPRISPLKDATHYVLSKSDKTCKLEVKYINEVKGRGVFAKTSICKGDFVVEYRGDIINDTESQGRRKLYHPSCAAFMFVFKWKEKTWCIDASREDRSFGRLVNDEHRYPNCRMKKIEVNGKPHLCLFALNNIKEGEEITYDYGGEDCPWRTQTTSITTDSIAADRSKPLPLSANQIDVTGQHKTHQQTTSITTDSTAADRSKPSPLSANEIDVAGQHKTHQKTTSITTDSTAADRSKPSPLPANEIDVAGQHKTHQKTTSITTDSIAADRSKPSPLSANQIDVTGQHKTHQQTTSITTDSTAADRSKPSPLSANQVDVTDQHKTHQKMKDTHLEDLLIDESISESADDYIPDTTSDSDTDSDASLHSNRSIQRSLDYTRDISRSLSSPVCDIKMPDNITFDSNILTSEATGGEEEPCSSQNLKFKSNPLPLSGNQIEDDTHEQMKNTDVEDLMIDESISESADDYIPDTTSDSDTDSDASLHPNRRIKKSLDYTRDISRSLSPPVCDTTTPDAMTFDSNILTSEATGAEEEPCSSQNINDRVVVSSCHNKGGKRVYDKRHYCLYCSKPYAKMARHLESAHENKPDVAKALSFPKASKERKKQLDYIRNKGNFAHNAAVMESGKGELVPFKRPPKEAQGKDFIHCAYCQGLFTRKILWQHMRSCRLRPGSVAPKPGKNRVQSMCTYAGPVPSHISKQLWKVISVMSSDPITDIIKNDHVIIEIGQHLLNKGGISAKNQQYVREKMREMGRLVNGARRVTTLKRMEDVINPKKYIETVKAVKFTCGYDSEANKFLIPSLANKLGNT; translated from the exons TTATGTTTGTCTTTAAGTGGAAAGAGAAAACATGGTG TATTGATGCTTCGAGAGAAGACAGGTCATTTGGACGACTTGTCAATGATGAGCACAGATATCCAAACTGTAGGATGAAGAAAATTGAAGTTAACGGAAAACCCCACCTTTGCTTATTTGCTCTCAACAACATTAAAGAAGGAGAGGAAATTACATATGACTATGGGGGTGAAGACTGCCCATGGAGAACACAA aCGACCAGCATTACAACTGACAGCATTGCAGCGGACAGGTCCAAACCTTTGCCcctgtcagccaatcagattgacGTCACTGGTCAACACAAAACTCACCAACAG ACGACCAGCATTACAACTGACAGCACTGCAGCGGACAGGTCCAAACCTTCGCCCCtgtcagccaatgagattgATGTCGCTGGTCAACACAAAACTCATCAAAAG aCGACCAGCATTACAACTGACAGCACTGCAGCGGACAGGTCCAAACCTTCGCCCCTGCCAGCCAATGAGATTGATGTCGCTGGTCAACACAAAACTCATCAAAAG aCGACCAGCATTACAACTGACAGCATTGCAGCGGACAGGTCCAAACCTTCGCCcctgtcagccaatcagattgacGTCACTGGTCAACACAAAACTCACCAACAG ACGACCAGCATTACAACTGACAGCACTGCAGCGGACAGGTCCAAACCTTCGCCCCTGTCAGCCAATCAGGTTGATGTTACTGATCAACACAAAACTCATCAAAAG ATGAAAGACACACATCTTGAAGATTTGCTGATTGATGAATCCATATCAGAGAGTGCAGATGATTACATTCCGGATACCACTAGTGATAGTGACACTGACAGTGATGCTAGCCTTCACTCAAACCGAAGTATCCAAAGGAGTCTTGATTATACACGTGACATCTCTCGCTCATTGAGTTCCCCTGTCTGTGACATCAAAATGCCAGACAACATAACCTTTGACAGTAATATCCTTACATCTGAAGCCactggaggagaagaagaacccTGTTCTAGTCAGAACCTAAAGTTCAAGTCCAATCCTTTACCCCTGTCAGGCAATCAGATTGAAGACGACACTCATGAACAG atgaAAAATACAGACGTTGAAGATTTGATGATTGATGAATCCATATCAGAGAGTGCAGATGATTACATTCCGGATACCACTAGTGATAGTGACACTGACAGTGATGCTAGCCTTCACCCAAACCGCAGGATCAAAAAGAGTCTTGATTATACACGTGACATCTCTCGCTCATTGAGTCCCCCTGTCTGTGACACCACAACACCAGATGCCATGACCTTTGACAGTAATATCCTTACATCTGAAGCCACTGGAGCAGAAGAAGAACCCTGTTCTAGTCAGAACATAAATGACAGAGTAGTTGTTAGTTCCTGCCATAACAAAGGTGGGAAAAGAGTGTACGACAAGAGACATTATTGTTTGTATTGCTCTAAGCCTTATGCTAAGATGGCAAGGCATCTAGAAAGTGCACATGAAAACAAACCTGATGTGGCTAAAGCTCTAAGCTTTCCAAAGGCTtccaaggagagaaaaaaacaactagaTTATATTCGCAACAAAGGAAACTTTGCTCACAATGCTGCTGTTATGGAGTCAGGAAAGGGGGAACTTGTACCATTTAAAAGACCACCTAAAGAAGCCCAGGGAAAAGACTTCATACACTGTGCATACTGTCAAGGACTTTTTACAAGAAAGATCCTGTGGCAACATATGCGTAGTTGTAGACTTAGACCTGGATCAGTCGCCCCCAAACCAGGAAAGAACCGTGTTCAGTCTATGTGCACATACGCAGGACCTGTGCCTTCACACATTAGTAAACAATTGTGGAAAGTAATCAGTGTCATGAGTTCTGACCCAATCACtgatataataaaaaatgaccATGTCATCATTGAAATTGGGCAGCACTTGTTAAACAAAGGTGGCATATCAGCCAAGAATCAACAGTATGTGCGAGAGAAGATGCGAGAAATGGGAAGGCTGGTTAACGGTGCTAGGAGAGTTACCACCTTAAAAAGAATGGAAGATGTCATAAATCCAAAGAAGTACATTGAGACTGTCAAAGCTGTCAAGTTTACATGTGGGTATGATAGTGAAGCAAACAAGTTTTTGATTCCATCGCTAGCAAATAAACTTGGGAATACTTAA
- the LOC120571949 gene encoding uncharacterized protein LOC120571949 isoform X2, translating into MAPRISPLKDATHYVLSKSDKTCKLEVKYINEVKGRGVFAKTSICKGDFVVEYRGDIINDTESQGRRKLYHPSCAAFMFVFKWKEKTWCIDASREDRSFGRLVNDEHRYPNCRMKKIEVNGKPHLCLFALNNIKEGEEITYDYGGEDCPWRTQTTSITTDSIAADRSKPLPLSANQIDVTGQHKTHQQTTSITTDSTAADRSKPSPLSANEIDVAGQHKTHQKTTSITTDSIAADRSKPSPLSANQIDVTGQHKTHQQTTSITTDSTAADRSKPSPLSANQVDVTDQHKTHQKMKDTHLEDLLIDESISESADDYIPDTTSDSDTDSDASLHSNRSIQRSLDYTRDISRSLSSPVCDIKMPDNITFDSNILTSEATGGEEEPCSSQNLKFKSNPLPLSGNQIEDDTHEQMKNTDVEDLMIDESISESADDYIPDTTSDSDTDSDASLHPNRRIKKSLDYTRDISRSLSPPVCDTTTPDAMTFDSNILTSEATGAEEEPCSSQNINDRVVVSSCHNKGGKRVYDKRHYCLYCSKPYAKMARHLESAHENKPDVAKALSFPKASKERKKQLDYIRNKGNFAHNAAVMESGKGELVPFKRPPKEAQGKDFIHCAYCQGLFTRKILWQHMRSCRLRPGSVAPKPGKNRVQSMCTYAGPVPSHISKQLWKVISVMSSDPITDIIKNDHVIIEIGQHLLNKGGISAKNQQYVREKMREMGRLVNGARRVTTLKRMEDVINPKKYIETVKAVKFTCGYDSEANKFLIPSLANKLGNT; encoded by the exons TTATGTTTGTCTTTAAGTGGAAAGAGAAAACATGGTG TATTGATGCTTCGAGAGAAGACAGGTCATTTGGACGACTTGTCAATGATGAGCACAGATATCCAAACTGTAGGATGAAGAAAATTGAAGTTAACGGAAAACCCCACCTTTGCTTATTTGCTCTCAACAACATTAAAGAAGGAGAGGAAATTACATATGACTATGGGGGTGAAGACTGCCCATGGAGAACACAA aCGACCAGCATTACAACTGACAGCATTGCAGCGGACAGGTCCAAACCTTTGCCcctgtcagccaatcagattgacGTCACTGGTCAACACAAAACTCACCAACAG ACGACCAGCATTACAACTGACAGCACTGCAGCGGACAGGTCCAAACCTTCGCCCCtgtcagccaatgagattgATGTCGCTGGTCAACACAAAACTCATCAAAAG aCGACCAGCATTACAACTGACAGCATTGCAGCGGACAGGTCCAAACCTTCGCCcctgtcagccaatcagattgacGTCACTGGTCAACACAAAACTCACCAACAG ACGACCAGCATTACAACTGACAGCACTGCAGCGGACAGGTCCAAACCTTCGCCCCTGTCAGCCAATCAGGTTGATGTTACTGATCAACACAAAACTCATCAAAAG ATGAAAGACACACATCTTGAAGATTTGCTGATTGATGAATCCATATCAGAGAGTGCAGATGATTACATTCCGGATACCACTAGTGATAGTGACACTGACAGTGATGCTAGCCTTCACTCAAACCGAAGTATCCAAAGGAGTCTTGATTATACACGTGACATCTCTCGCTCATTGAGTTCCCCTGTCTGTGACATCAAAATGCCAGACAACATAACCTTTGACAGTAATATCCTTACATCTGAAGCCactggaggagaagaagaacccTGTTCTAGTCAGAACCTAAAGTTCAAGTCCAATCCTTTACCCCTGTCAGGCAATCAGATTGAAGACGACACTCATGAACAG atgaAAAATACAGACGTTGAAGATTTGATGATTGATGAATCCATATCAGAGAGTGCAGATGATTACATTCCGGATACCACTAGTGATAGTGACACTGACAGTGATGCTAGCCTTCACCCAAACCGCAGGATCAAAAAGAGTCTTGATTATACACGTGACATCTCTCGCTCATTGAGTCCCCCTGTCTGTGACACCACAACACCAGATGCCATGACCTTTGACAGTAATATCCTTACATCTGAAGCCACTGGAGCAGAAGAAGAACCCTGTTCTAGTCAGAACATAAATGACAGAGTAGTTGTTAGTTCCTGCCATAACAAAGGTGGGAAAAGAGTGTACGACAAGAGACATTATTGTTTGTATTGCTCTAAGCCTTATGCTAAGATGGCAAGGCATCTAGAAAGTGCACATGAAAACAAACCTGATGTGGCTAAAGCTCTAAGCTTTCCAAAGGCTtccaaggagagaaaaaaacaactagaTTATATTCGCAACAAAGGAAACTTTGCTCACAATGCTGCTGTTATGGAGTCAGGAAAGGGGGAACTTGTACCATTTAAAAGACCACCTAAAGAAGCCCAGGGAAAAGACTTCATACACTGTGCATACTGTCAAGGACTTTTTACAAGAAAGATCCTGTGGCAACATATGCGTAGTTGTAGACTTAGACCTGGATCAGTCGCCCCCAAACCAGGAAAGAACCGTGTTCAGTCTATGTGCACATACGCAGGACCTGTGCCTTCACACATTAGTAAACAATTGTGGAAAGTAATCAGTGTCATGAGTTCTGACCCAATCACtgatataataaaaaatgaccATGTCATCATTGAAATTGGGCAGCACTTGTTAAACAAAGGTGGCATATCAGCCAAGAATCAACAGTATGTGCGAGAGAAGATGCGAGAAATGGGAAGGCTGGTTAACGGTGCTAGGAGAGTTACCACCTTAAAAAGAATGGAAGATGTCATAAATCCAAAGAAGTACATTGAGACTGTCAAAGCTGTCAAGTTTACATGTGGGTATGATAGTGAAGCAAACAAGTTTTTGATTCCATCGCTAGCAAATAAACTTGGGAATACTTAA
- the LOC120571949 gene encoding uncharacterized protein LOC120571949 isoform X3, giving the protein MAPRISPLKDATHYVLSKSDKTCKLEVKYINEVKGRGVFAKTSICKGDFVVEYRGDIINDTESQGRRKLYHPSCAAFMFVFKWKEKTWCIDASREDRSFGRLVNDEHRYPNCRMKKIEVNGKPHLCLFALNNIKEGEEITYDYGGEDCPWRTQTTSITTDSIAADRSKPLPLSANQIDVTGQHKTHQQTTSITTDSTAADRSKPSPLSANEIDVAGQHKTHQKTTSITTDSTAADRSKPSPLPANEIDVAGQHKTHQKTTSITTDSTAADRSKPSPLSANQVDVTDQHKTHQKMKDTHLEDLLIDESISESADDYIPDTTSDSDTDSDASLHSNRSIQRSLDYTRDISRSLSSPVCDIKMPDNITFDSNILTSEATGGEEEPCSSQNLKFKSNPLPLSGNQIEDDTHEQMKNTDVEDLMIDESISESADDYIPDTTSDSDTDSDASLHPNRRIKKSLDYTRDISRSLSPPVCDTTTPDAMTFDSNILTSEATGAEEEPCSSQNINDRVVVSSCHNKGGKRVYDKRHYCLYCSKPYAKMARHLESAHENKPDVAKALSFPKASKERKKQLDYIRNKGNFAHNAAVMESGKGELVPFKRPPKEAQGKDFIHCAYCQGLFTRKILWQHMRSCRLRPGSVAPKPGKNRVQSMCTYAGPVPSHISKQLWKVISVMSSDPITDIIKNDHVIIEIGQHLLNKGGISAKNQQYVREKMREMGRLVNGARRVTTLKRMEDVINPKKYIETVKAVKFTCGYDSEANKFLIPSLANKLGNT; this is encoded by the exons TTATGTTTGTCTTTAAGTGGAAAGAGAAAACATGGTG TATTGATGCTTCGAGAGAAGACAGGTCATTTGGACGACTTGTCAATGATGAGCACAGATATCCAAACTGTAGGATGAAGAAAATTGAAGTTAACGGAAAACCCCACCTTTGCTTATTTGCTCTCAACAACATTAAAGAAGGAGAGGAAATTACATATGACTATGGGGGTGAAGACTGCCCATGGAGAACACAA aCGACCAGCATTACAACTGACAGCATTGCAGCGGACAGGTCCAAACCTTTGCCcctgtcagccaatcagattgacGTCACTGGTCAACACAAAACTCACCAACAG ACGACCAGCATTACAACTGACAGCACTGCAGCGGACAGGTCCAAACCTTCGCCCCtgtcagccaatgagattgATGTCGCTGGTCAACACAAAACTCATCAAAAG aCGACCAGCATTACAACTGACAGCACTGCAGCGGACAGGTCCAAACCTTCGCCCCTGCCAGCCAATGAGATTGATGTCGCTGGTCAACACAAAACTCATCAAAAG ACGACCAGCATTACAACTGACAGCACTGCAGCGGACAGGTCCAAACCTTCGCCCCTGTCAGCCAATCAGGTTGATGTTACTGATCAACACAAAACTCATCAAAAG ATGAAAGACACACATCTTGAAGATTTGCTGATTGATGAATCCATATCAGAGAGTGCAGATGATTACATTCCGGATACCACTAGTGATAGTGACACTGACAGTGATGCTAGCCTTCACTCAAACCGAAGTATCCAAAGGAGTCTTGATTATACACGTGACATCTCTCGCTCATTGAGTTCCCCTGTCTGTGACATCAAAATGCCAGACAACATAACCTTTGACAGTAATATCCTTACATCTGAAGCCactggaggagaagaagaacccTGTTCTAGTCAGAACCTAAAGTTCAAGTCCAATCCTTTACCCCTGTCAGGCAATCAGATTGAAGACGACACTCATGAACAG atgaAAAATACAGACGTTGAAGATTTGATGATTGATGAATCCATATCAGAGAGTGCAGATGATTACATTCCGGATACCACTAGTGATAGTGACACTGACAGTGATGCTAGCCTTCACCCAAACCGCAGGATCAAAAAGAGTCTTGATTATACACGTGACATCTCTCGCTCATTGAGTCCCCCTGTCTGTGACACCACAACACCAGATGCCATGACCTTTGACAGTAATATCCTTACATCTGAAGCCACTGGAGCAGAAGAAGAACCCTGTTCTAGTCAGAACATAAATGACAGAGTAGTTGTTAGTTCCTGCCATAACAAAGGTGGGAAAAGAGTGTACGACAAGAGACATTATTGTTTGTATTGCTCTAAGCCTTATGCTAAGATGGCAAGGCATCTAGAAAGTGCACATGAAAACAAACCTGATGTGGCTAAAGCTCTAAGCTTTCCAAAGGCTtccaaggagagaaaaaaacaactagaTTATATTCGCAACAAAGGAAACTTTGCTCACAATGCTGCTGTTATGGAGTCAGGAAAGGGGGAACTTGTACCATTTAAAAGACCACCTAAAGAAGCCCAGGGAAAAGACTTCATACACTGTGCATACTGTCAAGGACTTTTTACAAGAAAGATCCTGTGGCAACATATGCGTAGTTGTAGACTTAGACCTGGATCAGTCGCCCCCAAACCAGGAAAGAACCGTGTTCAGTCTATGTGCACATACGCAGGACCTGTGCCTTCACACATTAGTAAACAATTGTGGAAAGTAATCAGTGTCATGAGTTCTGACCCAATCACtgatataataaaaaatgaccATGTCATCATTGAAATTGGGCAGCACTTGTTAAACAAAGGTGGCATATCAGCCAAGAATCAACAGTATGTGCGAGAGAAGATGCGAGAAATGGGAAGGCTGGTTAACGGTGCTAGGAGAGTTACCACCTTAAAAAGAATGGAAGATGTCATAAATCCAAAGAAGTACATTGAGACTGTCAAAGCTGTCAAGTTTACATGTGGGTATGATAGTGAAGCAAACAAGTTTTTGATTCCATCGCTAGCAAATAAACTTGGGAATACTTAA